Genomic window (Burkholderiales bacterium):
CGACCGGCCTTGCTGGTCGAGTGCACGCACGCGTACCCACTCCGCGCGCGTGACTGTCTCGAATACACCCGGCACGGACAGGCAGCCTTCCTCGCACTCGGTCTGCCCACGTGATTCCAGGATTTCGGGGTTGATCAGCACCAGCAGGCGATCCTTGGTTTGCGAGATGTCGATCACGATCACCCGCAGATGGACATCGATCTGGGTGGCAGCCAGCCCGATACCTGGCGCCGCATACATCGTTTCGGCCATGTCCGCGACCAGCGCGCGAATCTCGTCGTTGACTTCGCGCACCGGTGCCGCGACTTTGCGCAGTCGCGGATCGGGATAGCGAAGGATAGGGCGCAATGCCATAAATGCTTGCTAATTTAATAGACTATATGCAGAATTTAAACCAAAGTATTTGATTGCTGCGGGAACCGCAGTTCGTCACGCACGATGACGCGCCATCGGCGCAACCAAGAAACGGGGGCCTAGGATGGGCAAGAACATTATATCGGCGGCACTGGCTGTGCTCTGCATCTCGTTCGCCGCAGCACAGGACCAAGTGACGCCGGACAGCGAACCGATGCAGGCGGCGCCGCAGGAGGCTCCCGCGCTGGTCGAAAGCCCGCCTTCGCGATACGTCGTGGTGAAGGGCGACACTCTGTGGGGCATTGCCACGCGTTTCCTGCGCGATCCATGGCGCTGGCCCGATATCTGGGGGCTGAACCGGGACCAGATCAAGAACCCGCACTGGATCTACCCGGGCGACGTCATCGTTCTTGACCTGTCGGGCGCCACCCCGCGGCTGCGCTTCGAAGGCGACGGCGACTGGCAACTGCTCGTCACGCGGCTGCGGCCGCGCATACGCACTCAAGGTCTGCCGCCCTCGGCGATCCCGAGCATTCCGGCGGCCAATCTCAACGCCTTCCTGACCCGGCCGCTGATCGTGGCGCCGCACGAGCTCGCTTCCGCGCCGCGGATCATCGCAGCGCAGGAGACACGCGTTGTCCTCGGGCCCGGCGACACGGCCTATGCCCAGGGTCTCGTGCCATCGAAGGGCACACGCTATCACGTCATTCGACCGGGACGGCGCTTCGTCGATCCTGACACCCGGGAGTTGCTGGGCCTCGAAGCCCAGTAC
Coding sequences:
- the def gene encoding peptide deformylase; translated protein: MALRPILRYPDPRLRKVAAPVREVNDEIRALVADMAETMYAAPGIGLAATQIDVHLRVIVIDISQTKDRLLVLINPEILESRGQTECEEGCLSVPGVFETVTRAEWVRVRALDQQGRSFEMEASGLLAICIQHEMDHLAGKVFVEYLSPLKRERIVKKLRKAERVVL
- a CDS encoding LysM peptidoglycan-binding domain-containing protein; translated protein: MGKNIISAALAVLCISFAAAQDQVTPDSEPMQAAPQEAPALVESPPSRYVVVKGDTLWGIATRFLRDPWRWPDIWGLNRDQIKNPHWIYPGDVIVLDLSGATPRLRFEGDGDWQLLVTRLRPRIRTQGLPPSAIPSIPAANLNAFLTRPLIVAPHELASAPRIIAAQETRVVLGPGDTAYAQGLVPSKGTRYHVIRPGRRFVDPDTRELLGLEAQYLGEAGVQEFGEVSTLKIVGAVQEIAPGDLLVDAPPTSADPYMPRAPQSMVRGKIIAGPSDAVSEIGPQSVVVLNRGARDGLELGHVLAILRAGERVQPAGATNARARVKLPDERYGIVFVFRVFDRLSYALVMNTTRPVHVNDIIRTP